Proteins from a genomic interval of Chroococcidiopsis thermalis PCC 7203:
- a CDS encoding helix-turn-helix transcriptional regulator, with amino-acid sequence MSDPTPSNLPLILPRLPILASDGANWKNIQFAYFREPPCDVPEHVSSQHVICLNVGKPVQLEQAVGGRYEKVGSGFGDLKIYPAYLSQWFHWNKEAEFFNLLLAPSFLATVGYEVFGSDRLELIPHLATLFDPLIGQIGFALKTSLEIDGRNSHLYADSLAHALVVHLLSRYSTNSRQHKTVTGSFTQQQWQQIVDFIEANLDRNISLTQLAEIVRLSPYHFAHLFKQSTHISPHQYLIRCRIERAKQLIVMGNLSLAAIAQTVGFASQGHFTYHFKRLVGVTPKVFWQLSQER; translated from the coding sequence GTGAGCGATCCGACTCCTAGCAATTTACCGCTAATTCTTCCCCGTTTGCCGATTCTGGCTAGTGATGGCGCTAACTGGAAAAACATTCAATTTGCTTATTTTCGAGAACCACCTTGCGATGTTCCAGAACACGTATCGTCCCAGCACGTTATTTGTCTGAATGTCGGAAAGCCCGTGCAGTTGGAGCAAGCAGTTGGCGGACGATATGAGAAGGTAGGATCGGGATTTGGAGATTTGAAAATTTACCCAGCCTACCTCAGCCAATGGTTTCACTGGAATAAAGAAGCTGAGTTTTTCAATTTGTTGTTAGCACCGTCATTTCTCGCTACAGTTGGCTATGAGGTATTTGGCAGCGATCGCCTCGAACTGATTCCACATTTAGCTACACTATTCGATCCGTTAATTGGACAGATTGGCTTTGCACTCAAAACATCCTTAGAAATTGATGGGAGAAACAGCCATCTTTATGCTGACTCGCTAGCCCATGCACTTGTGGTTCATCTTTTATCAAGATATTCTACTAACTCACGTCAGCACAAAACTGTTACGGGTAGTTTTACGCAACAGCAATGGCAGCAAATTGTTGATTTTATTGAAGCAAACTTAGATAGAAATATTAGCTTAACTCAGTTAGCAGAAATAGTGCGGTTGAGTCCATATCACTTTGCGCATTTGTTCAAGCAGTCAACTCATATTTCACCGCATCAATATTTAATTCGTTGTCGGATCGAACGAGCCAAACAACTAATAGTTATGGGTAATTTATCATTGGCGGCGATCGCTCAGACGGTTGGTTTTGCTAGCCAAGGACATTTCACCTACCATTTCAAACGCCTTGTCGGAGTTACACCCAAAGTTTTTTGGCAGTTGTCGCAAGAACGTTGA
- a CDS encoding SDR family NAD(P)-dependent oxidoreductase, translating into MDNSFTRPLAVVTGASSGIGYELAKQFAQNGFDLLITANHSNLNEVAQTLEGMDAKVETVQADLATYDGVEALYQKIQDSNRAVDAIAINAGVGVGGEFARETDLQDELNLINLNVVSSVHLAKRVVKDMVDRGKGRILFTSSIAALMPGSFEAVYAASKAFIQSFSEGLRNELKDTGVTVTALMPGPTETNFFHRAGMDDTNVGANQKDDPAEVAKQGFEALMKGKDSIVAGSLATKIQGAVSKVLPDTVNAELHRKLTKPGSANS; encoded by the coding sequence ATGGATAATTCATTCACCCGTCCCTTAGCTGTCGTTACAGGTGCTTCCAGTGGTATCGGCTACGAACTTGCCAAACAGTTCGCCCAAAACGGCTTCGATCTCCTCATCACAGCCAATCATTCAAACCTGAACGAAGTTGCTCAGACATTGGAAGGGATGGATGCCAAAGTCGAGACGGTGCAGGCAGATCTTGCTACTTATGACGGTGTTGAGGCGCTATATCAGAAAATTCAAGACTCGAATCGAGCAGTGGATGCGATCGCCATTAACGCCGGTGTTGGTGTTGGCGGTGAGTTTGCCCGCGAAACCGATCTACAAGACGAACTTAATTTAATTAACCTCAATGTTGTATCGTCCGTCCATCTTGCCAAACGGGTTGTCAAGGATATGGTAGATCGCGGCAAGGGGCGAATTCTATTTACTTCGTCAATTGCTGCCCTGATGCCTGGTTCGTTTGAGGCAGTTTATGCAGCTTCTAAAGCATTTATCCAATCCTTCTCGGAAGGGTTACGCAACGAGTTGAAGGATACAGGCGTAACTGTAACTGCGCTCATGCCTGGACCAACTGAGACTAACTTTTTCCACCGCGCGGGAATGGACGACACTAACGTAGGTGCAAACCAGAAGGACGATCCGGCTGAGGTTGCCAAGCAGGGGTTTGAAGCCCTGATGAAAGGTAAAGATAGTATAGTCGCTGGATCGCTCGCGACCAAAATTCAGGGTGCGGTGAGCAAAGTCTTGCCCGATACCGTCAACGCCGAACTGCACCGCAAGCTGACTAAGCCAGGATCGGCAAATAGTTAA
- a CDS encoding ABC transporter permease: MPKKQPPHANTNAVSTAEVVGMAAESLWNHKLRTGLTMLGVIIGISSVISITSVGQGVQKSTEQQIQALGTNVMLVLAGASTTGGGINQGVGSASTLTWEDAKAVAQQAPAAIGVTAFLQRQFQVVYGGQNISTSVLGTDLYYSEVKNIRPQVGQFFTEADLDAAQPVVVLGSKVRDQLFGAAVNPVGADIRIQRQSYKVLGVMEPKGAVGGQDQDDRVYVPLTNMSARLVGNNALTGVSINGFWLAASNETQLDAAQFQVTNLLRLRHNIYPPQADDFRIINQVDIINTFSSVVGLFTVMVVAIAGISLVVGGIGIANIMLVSVVERTKEIGIRKAVGATNAAILIQFLAEAVVVSVVGGGMGIGLGVAIAATAANIFKFPLIVSLWSIASGFGLSFVVGLLAGVIPARNAAKLDPIAALRSE, translated from the coding sequence ATGCCCAAAAAACAACCCCCTCACGCCAATACTAACGCCGTGTCAACTGCTGAAGTTGTCGGGATGGCGGCGGAATCTTTATGGAACCATAAGTTACGCACGGGATTAACAATGCTGGGTGTAATTATTGGTATTTCTTCGGTAATTTCTATTACTTCGGTAGGACAAGGCGTACAAAAATCTACCGAGCAACAGATTCAAGCTTTGGGTACGAATGTGATGCTCGTCCTTGCAGGTGCGTCTACGACTGGTGGCGGGATTAACCAAGGAGTAGGTTCGGCTTCAACTTTGACTTGGGAAGATGCTAAAGCGGTAGCGCAACAGGCTCCAGCAGCGATTGGCGTGACTGCTTTTTTACAACGTCAGTTTCAAGTTGTTTATGGCGGACAGAATATTTCTACTAGCGTTCTTGGAACGGATTTATATTACTCTGAGGTGAAAAATATCCGCCCCCAAGTCGGGCAGTTTTTTACTGAAGCAGATTTAGATGCGGCTCAACCAGTTGTCGTTTTAGGTTCTAAGGTACGAGATCAATTATTTGGCGCAGCAGTCAATCCAGTAGGAGCCGATATTCGGATTCAGCGACAAAGTTATAAGGTACTGGGAGTAATGGAGCCAAAAGGCGCGGTTGGAGGACAAGATCAAGACGATCGCGTATACGTACCGTTAACGAATATGTCGGCGCGGTTGGTAGGAAATAATGCTTTGACTGGAGTTTCCATCAACGGATTTTGGTTAGCAGCTAGTAACGAGACGCAGTTAGATGCGGCACAATTCCAAGTCACGAACCTTTTACGCTTGCGTCATAATATCTACCCACCGCAAGCAGATGATTTTCGGATTATCAATCAGGTTGATATTATCAACACATTTAGTAGTGTAGTAGGATTATTTACCGTCATGGTAGTGGCGATCGCGGGAATTTCCTTAGTCGTTGGCGGGATTGGGATTGCCAATATCATGCTAGTCTCAGTCGTCGAACGCACAAAAGAAATTGGCATTCGCAAAGCTGTAGGCGCGACTAATGCAGCGATTTTAATTCAGTTTTTAGCCGAAGCAGTTGTCGTCTCTGTCGTTGGTGGAGGGATGGGAATTGGTTTGGGAGTGGCGATCGCGGCTACTGCTGCTAATATTTTCAAATTTCCCCTCATCGTATCGTTGTGGTCGATCGCGAGTGGGTTTGGGCTTTCTTTCGTCGTCGGATTGCTAGCGGGAGTTATCCCAGCTCGGAATGCTGCTAAATTAGATCCGATTGCCGCTTTGAGAAGCGAGTAA
- a CDS encoding nuclear transport factor 2 family protein, which yields MSQQNLENVRCLFKAVEERDIAGVLAAYAPEIVIRDAESLPYGGEHYGLEGAKQHVEGAAQTWNHLQPPAERKMDAVFLDAEDYVIVLWQLKGLAASSGKKLDSPVVSVYKMRDGKIVESQMFYADTVAIGQFLFS from the coding sequence ATGTCACAACAGAATTTAGAAAATGTTCGCTGTCTATTCAAGGCTGTCGAAGAACGCGATATTGCTGGAGTTCTTGCCGCTTACGCTCCTGAAATTGTCATCCGCGATGCAGAGTCACTTCCTTATGGTGGAGAACATTACGGTCTTGAAGGTGCAAAGCAACACGTTGAAGGCGCTGCTCAAACTTGGAATCATCTTCAACCACCAGCCGAGAGGAAGATGGATGCAGTCTTTTTAGATGCAGAAGATTATGTCATCGTCCTTTGGCAGTTGAAAGGGCTGGCGGCGAGTAGCGGTAAAAAGCTTGATTCGCCAGTCGTAAGCGTGTATAAAATGCGTGATGGCAAAATTGTCGAATCACAGATGTTCTACGCAGATACAGTTGCGATCGGGCAATTCCTATTTTCCTAA
- a CDS encoding serine/threonine-protein kinase, translated as MLGKIIGRRYQVVQILGSSSYCQTYLARNLDRNQPAKCVIKHLLSTDKITDLSYRWQRLFSREIAALEKLQSYSQVPQLLDYFEEDRQFYLVQEYIVGQPLSQLMPPVRVKWSQQQVIELLYEILSILEIVHSQGLIHRDLKPNNLIRRASDGKLVLIDFGSVKQAWTQVVTSSGQTQANYAIGLPATIAVGTSGYMPSEQSHGRPRPNSDIYALGMIGIQALTGMQPTQLLEDAETGEMIWQHLVTIAPELTAILNKMVRYHFLERYQSTTEALNALAPLVDAPEKVHTAPVMLSVPKPADKIVGVVKLVRKRIASRLGTALGVTSAFALLLGSYYALRPTTNISPTMARSQIVEASHTTEPSTSPHTSMTRTLTGHTNAVWAVAIARDGHTLISGSGDKTIKFWDLSSGQLLRTLTGNSAEVLSLALSQDGQMLTSASYSAQPAVKVWDLSTQELQHTIGNVSKVWSVAISPDRQTLVSSNADASIKIWDLSTRMLRRTLIGHADTVWSVAISPDGKTLVSGSKDRTIKIWDLRTGALRRTLLGHTDRVRSVAISPDGQTLVSSSWDKTIGIWQLQTGQRLRTLTGHSDYINSVAISPDSQMIASGSDDRQIKLWQLNTGELLTTFSGHQGNVNSLSFTPNGKLIVSGSEDKTIKLWSLQGIN; from the coding sequence ATGCTAGGGAAAATCATTGGTCGGCGATATCAAGTCGTACAAATCCTCGGTAGTAGTAGCTACTGTCAGACCTACCTAGCACGCAATCTCGATCGCAACCAGCCTGCTAAGTGTGTCATTAAGCATTTATTATCCACAGACAAAATCACCGATCTCAGTTATCGCTGGCAACGCTTGTTCAGCCGAGAAATTGCGGCTTTAGAAAAACTCCAGTCCTATTCGCAAGTACCGCAGTTATTAGACTATTTTGAGGAAGATCGACAATTTTACTTGGTGCAAGAGTATATTGTCGGGCAACCGCTAAGTCAACTCATGCCACCAGTAAGAGTCAAGTGGAGTCAGCAGCAAGTCATCGAGTTGTTGTATGAAATCCTCAGCATTCTGGAAATCGTTCACTCACAGGGACTCATTCACCGCGACCTCAAACCCAATAACTTAATTCGCCGAGCATCGGATGGAAAATTAGTCCTAATTGACTTTGGTAGCGTTAAACAAGCTTGGACGCAGGTAGTGACATCATCAGGACAAACCCAAGCCAATTATGCCATCGGTCTTCCTGCCACCATAGCTGTAGGTACATCTGGTTATATGCCCTCCGAGCAAAGTCACGGACGACCGCGACCTAACAGCGACATCTATGCTTTGGGGATGATTGGCATTCAAGCCTTAACTGGAATGCAACCAACGCAATTATTAGAAGATGCTGAAACTGGGGAAATGATTTGGCAACATCTGGTAACGATCGCGCCAGAGTTAACAGCCATTTTAAATAAAATGGTACGCTACCACTTTTTAGAGCGCTACCAGTCTACTACAGAGGCATTAAATGCTTTAGCGCCTCTGGTGGATGCGCCGGAAAAAGTACATACCGCTCCAGTCATGCTTTCAGTACCAAAACCAGCAGATAAGATCGTAGGAGTGGTGAAGCTTGTACGCAAACGCATTGCCTCACGGTTAGGAACAGCATTGGGAGTGACTTCTGCATTTGCGCTGTTACTTGGTAGCTACTATGCTTTGCGACCGACAACCAATATTTCACCCACAATGGCGCGATCGCAAATTGTCGAAGCATCTCATACAACTGAGCCTAGCACCTCTCCTCACACCTCGATGACGCGCACCTTGACTGGGCATACTAACGCAGTGTGGGCGGTGGCGATCGCGCGTGACGGACATACCCTAATTAGTGGTAGCGGGGACAAGACAATTAAATTCTGGGATCTTAGTTCTGGACAATTGCTACGTACCTTAACTGGCAATTCAGCTGAAGTCTTATCGCTTGCCCTAAGTCAAGACGGACAAATGCTGACAAGTGCTAGCTACTCAGCTCAGCCAGCAGTCAAAGTTTGGGATCTATCTACTCAAGAATTACAACATACAATTGGAAATGTTAGTAAAGTCTGGTCTGTTGCCATAAGTCCCGATCGCCAGACTCTTGTAAGTAGCAACGCAGACGCAAGTATCAAAATTTGGGATCTATCTACACGAATGTTACGCCGCACTCTTATCGGACATGCGGACACAGTTTGGTCTGTTGCCATTAGTCCTGATGGCAAAACTTTAGTTAGTGGTAGTAAAGATCGAACGATCAAAATTTGGGATCTTCGTACCGGAGCATTACGCCGTACTCTCTTGGGACATACAGATCGAGTCAGATCTGTGGCGATTAGTCCTGATGGACAGACTTTGGTATCAAGTAGTTGGGACAAAACGATCGGAATTTGGCAACTACAAACCGGACAGCGATTACGCACTTTGACGGGACATTCAGACTATATTAATTCAGTTGCAATTAGCCCAGATAGTCAGATGATTGCTAGTGGAAGTGACGATCGCCAAATCAAACTTTGGCAGCTCAATACTGGAGAGCTATTGACGACTTTTTCTGGACATCAGGGTAACGTAAATAGCCTCAGCTTTACTCCCAATGGCAAGCTAATTGTTAGTGGCAGTGAAGATAAAACTATCAAACTTTGGAGCTTGCAAGGGATAAATTAA
- a CDS encoding efflux RND transporter periplasmic adaptor subunit, with protein MRLSELVYKIVAQNSYDGCITEREARMKTDLPHSETFPSRVKNFKKVGITKWVLGVFLLGFVAAGSYIVYRQIVIVPRQAAQRQALSVPVERLNLSVTVAANGTIKPERSINVSPKSSGRLKSLLVKEGDWVKQGQIIAYMDDSNLQGQLIEAKGRLAEAQANLQKLLAGNRVEDIAQAQAELQNTQATLEEATSNLRQNEQLFASGAISSRDLVTSRAAYNSAKAAVDRAQQALTLQQNGSRPEDIAQARAQVKQAQGALQNIQTQLNDTAIAAPFSGVVAQKYADPGAFVTPTTAGSSVSGATSNSILALAANNQVVANVSESNIARIRIGQEISFRADAHPGKTFKGRVIQIAVQSTVEQNVTSFQVKAAILTAPQLLRSGMNVDVDFKAGELKNAIVVPTVAIARQPNGTGVFVASENNNPVFTPIQTGVTVNDKTQVLSGLTGTEKVFITFPPGTRPQTRTPGIPGMGGSRR; from the coding sequence ATGAGGTTGAGCGAACTCGTTTATAAGATAGTGGCACAGAATAGCTATGACGGGTGTATTACCGAGCGTGAAGCTAGAATGAAAACTGATTTGCCTCATTCAGAGACGTTCCCATCGCGCGTGAAAAACTTCAAGAAAGTAGGAATTACTAAGTGGGTGCTGGGGGTATTCTTGCTTGGCTTTGTAGCCGCAGGTAGCTATATTGTTTATCGTCAAATTGTCATTGTTCCCCGTCAAGCCGCCCAGCGACAAGCACTCTCCGTTCCAGTAGAACGATTAAATTTATCTGTAACTGTTGCAGCTAACGGCACAATTAAACCAGAGCGATCGATTAATGTCAGCCCTAAAAGTTCTGGGCGGCTGAAAAGCTTGTTGGTAAAAGAAGGAGATTGGGTAAAGCAAGGGCAAATTATCGCCTACATGGATGATTCAAACCTACAGGGACAATTAATCGAAGCTAAGGGAAGATTAGCAGAAGCTCAAGCAAATTTACAAAAATTGCTGGCAGGGAATCGCGTTGAAGATATTGCTCAAGCGCAAGCAGAGTTACAAAATACTCAAGCTACCTTAGAAGAAGCAACCTCAAATCTGCGCCAAAACGAGCAGTTATTCGCCTCTGGAGCAATTTCCAGTCGAGATTTAGTTACATCCCGCGCTGCTTACAATAGTGCCAAAGCAGCTGTGGATAGAGCGCAGCAAGCTTTAACATTACAACAAAATGGTTCGCGCCCTGAAGATATCGCTCAAGCCCGCGCTCAAGTGAAACAAGCACAAGGGGCATTACAGAATATTCAAACTCAATTGAATGATACGGCGATCGCGGCTCCTTTTAGTGGCGTAGTGGCGCAAAAATATGCCGATCCTGGTGCTTTTGTCACTCCCACCACCGCAGGTAGTTCCGTATCTGGCGCAACTTCCAACTCGATCTTGGCACTGGCGGCGAACAATCAGGTTGTCGCCAACGTATCAGAAAGTAATATTGCTCGAATTCGCATCGGACAAGAAATTAGCTTTCGAGCTGATGCACATCCCGGCAAAACTTTCAAGGGGCGAGTAATTCAAATTGCCGTTCAATCTACGGTAGAACAAAACGTAACGAGTTTTCAAGTTAAAGCTGCAATTCTCACCGCTCCTCAGCTGTTGCGATCGGGTATGAACGTTGATGTTGATTTTAAAGCAGGCGAATTGAAAAATGCGATCGTCGTCCCCACAGTTGCGATCGCTCGTCAACCTAACGGTACGGGTGTATTTGTCGCTAGCGAGAATAACAATCCCGTTTTCACCCCCATCCAAACCGGAGTGACTGTAAATGACAAAACCCAAGTATTATCAGGACTCACGGGAACCGAAAAAGTCTTCATCACCTTTCCACCAGGAACTCGCCCCCAAACCAGAACGCCGGGAATCCCAGGTATGGGAGGTTCGCGACGGTGA
- a CDS encoding saccharopine dehydrogenase family protein, with amino-acid sequence MTARPYDVVLYGASGFTGKQTVQYFAQHVTPSEVRWAIAGRNRDKLEQVKAQVGVNVDVLVADSQDETAIDNIVSQTRVLLNTAGPFALYGNKIVDACVRFKTHYVDITGETPWVKELCDRYHDRAAADGTRIIPCCGFDSVPSDLGTYLIVRYIQRELGTSCRAVKAYYQAMGGFNGGTLASVFNIYNSTQVSQVSNPFLLNPTSDRSPEEIDRNRDPEFPQYDPDLDTWVAPFFMGAVNTRVVRRSSALYSQWQEPYGVDFTYQEYLKFDPPIGWLLAVGITAATALFIGAIQQPPIRSLLQPLLPQPGSGPSEKTMNEGWFRCELLGLTSDGRKVWGLICDRGDPGNRATVKFLCESALCLALNEDKLPGDRRGGILTPATGLGDVLAERLRHAGMTVDLDRNFCQR; translated from the coding sequence ATGACCGCTCGTCCATACGATGTCGTGCTTTACGGAGCTAGTGGTTTTACTGGAAAGCAAACAGTGCAATACTTTGCCCAGCATGTAACTCCAAGCGAAGTACGTTGGGCGATCGCAGGTCGTAACCGTGACAAACTCGAACAAGTAAAGGCGCAAGTTGGTGTCAATGTCGATGTATTAGTTGCAGACAGCCAAGATGAAACTGCCATAGATAACATCGTGTCTCAGACGCGGGTACTGCTAAATACGGCGGGACCATTTGCTCTCTATGGCAATAAAATTGTTGATGCCTGCGTGCGCTTCAAAACTCACTACGTTGACATTACCGGCGAGACTCCTTGGGTGAAAGAACTCTGCGATCGCTACCACGACAGAGCCGCAGCCGATGGGACTCGCATTATTCCCTGCTGTGGGTTTGATTCCGTGCCTTCGGATCTGGGGACTTACCTGATCGTCCGCTACATCCAACGAGAACTAGGAACATCCTGCCGAGCGGTGAAAGCTTACTATCAAGCTATGGGCGGATTCAACGGTGGGACTCTAGCTTCTGTTTTTAACATTTACAATTCCACTCAGGTAAGTCAGGTAAGCAATCCTTTCCTACTCAATCCAACCAGCGATCGCTCGCCAGAAGAAATAGACCGCAATCGAGATCCAGAATTCCCGCAATACGATCCCGATCTTGATACGTGGGTAGCGCCATTTTTCATGGGTGCGGTTAATACTCGCGTGGTACGCCGTAGTAGTGCATTATATAGTCAGTGGCAGGAGCCATACGGCGTTGACTTTACCTACCAAGAATATCTGAAGTTCGACCCCCCGATAGGGTGGCTGCTAGCAGTTGGTATTACAGCAGCAACGGCTCTATTTATAGGGGCAATCCAGCAACCGCCAATCCGTAGCCTGCTGCAACCCCTTTTACCCCAACCAGGTAGCGGACCATCGGAGAAAACAATGAACGAGGGATGGTTTCGTTGCGAACTTTTAGGATTGACGAGCGACGGACGCAAGGTATGGGGACTGATTTGCGATCGCGGCGATCCTGGCAACCGCGCTACAGTGAAATTTTTGTGCGAGTCAGCATTGTGTTTGGCGTTGAATGAAGACAAACTCCCCGGCGATCGGCGCGGGGGTATCCTCACCCCTGCAACTGGACTCGGTGACGTTCTGGCAGAACGGTTGCGCCATGCAGGTATGACTGTCGATCTAGATCGAAATTTTTGCCAAAGGTGA
- a CDS encoding pentapeptide repeat-containing protein: protein MKDLLQKFSSLRDAIVGLSDRSGENRVLLFDSRDAAYNVAFMLDGQWDECNSIVIPTSDEIAIKTAASLVEARWCDSGNFCILLPKLSVETLKRRYAVGDRHFINANLMCADLSYLNLSQINFGWAKLRGANLSGANLSGADLTAADLSDANLSGADLSGANLLRADLTGANTSDTNLSGACLRGAIAFNLS from the coding sequence ATGAAAGACTTACTGCAAAAATTCTCATCGTTGAGAGATGCGATCGTTGGATTGAGCGATCGCTCTGGGGAAAATCGCGTTCTCTTATTCGATTCACGCGATGCAGCCTATAATGTTGCTTTCATGCTCGACGGTCAATGGGATGAGTGCAACAGTATTGTCATACCTACCTCGGATGAAATAGCAATTAAAACTGCTGCTAGTTTGGTGGAAGCTAGATGGTGCGACAGCGGTAATTTCTGTATTTTATTGCCCAAATTAAGTGTTGAGACATTAAAACGGCGCTACGCGGTTGGAGACAGGCACTTTATCAATGCCAATCTCATGTGCGCCGATCTCAGCTATCTCAATCTCAGTCAGATAAATTTCGGCTGGGCAAAGTTGAGAGGGGCTAACCTCAGTGGCGCAAATCTCAGCGGAGCTGACTTGACTGCGGCAGATTTGAGCGATGCTAATTTGAGTGGAGCCGATCTGAGCGGTGCAAACTTATTGCGGGCAGACTTAACAGGCGCAAACACGAGCGATACCAATCTCAGTGGTGCTTGCTTGAGGGGGGCGATCGCCTTTAATCTAAGTTAA